In Ursus arctos isolate Adak ecotype North America unplaced genomic scaffold, UrsArc2.0 scaffold_2, whole genome shotgun sequence, the genomic stretch TTAGTTTATAAAATAATGCACCAGAATACAGTTCATCTCACTTTAGGACACCGCAGAGCCTTCTGAAAGGAGGGCTCCCAACGTCTGGGTGGTGAACACCATCTTGGCAGGGGTGCTGTGCTCGCCAGGCCAACACCTGTCCCAGTCACTGTGCGGTCACCATCCTGGCGGGGTCAAATGACCCACCTTTATCTAGGCTTCTTCCCGGTCCTTTCTGAGGCTGAGTCCCTGAGGGGGCCCTGCACAGGGCTTGGGAAATCCCTCCTGACTGCCTCGAAGCCTTGCACCACACCATCACCTTTGCACTGACCTTGACATTTACCGTTTATTCTCACACCCATCCCATGAGACAGGCAGGACTTTCCCTTTCACCAATGTGAAAACCAAGGTTCAGCGAGACTCAATAACCTGCCCCCGGACCGGGAACTGACACCTGACAGCACTCAAGCGTTCTCACTCCGAATCCTGTGCTCCCCCTGCCACACCTCCCTGCCTTCTGATTTCTCAGCACAGCACAGCTTGCGTGAACCCGACATGGCTTCCTCCAACAACTGGCTGTTAACAGAAACTTCTGGCCATTATCTGGCTGAATGTCACACACAAAGGCAGTAAGAATTTGTATAAGGACCTCTCCTGTAAACCCGATTACCAGCTCCTGCCTCATGACTTTCCTCATCCCAAAAGACAAGGGCCTGGAGGCCCTGGCAAAGTCTCCAGCTGCCTGGTCCCCTTCTTCAGCCTCACCCACACCCTCGGCCTTCCTGCTAGAGATCCAGGCGTCCCAGGGCCAGCTGGAGGCCCAGCTCCCGGCTCACTTGAGGGTGTCCAGCATCCCAAACACCTGTGTGAAACGCTCTCGGTCCAGGATGCGTCCGTAGCGCAGGGTCAGGTAGAAGGTCTGCTTCCCACTGTACTGCTGGATACGCACAAATAGCTCCTGGGGCCGGTCCCTGCTCTCCATCATAGGGACCACCTCGGCCACGGGCCAGTCCGTGTCCTGCCGCCGGCCCCAGAAGGTCAGGTGGGCTACCCGCAGCACAGTGCCTGCCTCGTTCACATACAGGATGCCCACCAGCCTCCGGAAGAAGTGGCTCATCCAGCAGAGCATGGCCAGGGCGAAGCCAGCTATCCCGCCCGCAAAGCACAAGGAGCCGAGAGTCACGAGGCCGTGCGAGTACCAGTAGAGGCCAGGCGGCAGGGCCAGCAGCGTCAGGGCCGTCTGTGCCACCTTCAGCTGGGACAAGTACCCAAAGGCTCGGATAGCGTCGAACCGGTAGACCATCTGGAATTTCTCTGTCTCCGTACCTGCAGGCTTCTCCTTCAGGGTGGGGgtcctgctccccacccacctcccaggaTCCTGCCCGGTGCGGCACCACAGCCCGCAGACAGGCCTTCTCCATGCAGCTGGGCCTGCCAACCGTGGCACAGCTCGGAGGAGGGTGGCCTGGAAGGGAGACAGGAGACCATTGCTCTCAAGAACTCAACCATGCTGATCACAAAATAAACATCTGCAGAGCATCTTACCCAGAGGCTCCTGCCAATCCTGTGAGGTTGCTACTATTGCCAGAGACACAGGGAAGGATGCTTTAAGCTCATGGGAGCTTCACACAAGCTGTGCAAGACAGGTGccagtacagttgacccttgaacaatgcaggggttcgAACACCAAcccccccatgcagtcaaaaatccacatataacttctgactcctcAAAAACTCAACGACTAATAGCATAGTGTTGACTAGGAGCCTTACTGGTtaagtcgattaacacatatttgttgTTACATGTATTGTATACcacatttttacaataaagtcagCTACAGAAAAGAACGTGATaaagaaaaccataagagaaaatacatttacagtactgtattatcGATACCATTAAGTTTACCTTGTTTCCAAGATGAATTGCCAGTACCCACATCAACATTGTCCTACAGGACACAAAACACTGTAATAGTACACACATTACTGACACTAGACACAAAAAAGGAAGGATAATAAGAAAGGGAGATTCCTATTTATTTATAAGGACAGTGATTCATGGATTGGTAAAAAGAAGCAGTAATGGGGTTGCTTTATGGCAGCCTAGTGTAATCGATACTATTTTTTCCCAGGAGCCTGGCCTGTACACCGATGAATGAATCCTTATACAATTCTTATGGCATACAGTATTACAGTCAGGTTCCGAATACAGTATCGGAAACACtgttacttctttaaaaaaccaCTTAGCCCCATGATAGGCTGATGTGCATTTTctcctatgggggggggggggagggaaggggtatACTGCAGGGTAACTAAATCTTTGATAGCAAAAAGCAAAGTTACAAAACACTAAGAAGACACATTgctaattttatattaaacatcACTCACCTTACAGCCCCTAAGGATAGGCTACCCACTTGCAAAGGAGTCTTGCTCATGACGTTCTACAGGACCAATACCCAGGCAGAGGGGGACACAAAGCGTCTCCCGCAGTTCCTGCCATACAGTTACTAGATTTCACATGAAGACACTCACTCACATACACAACAGGTAGGTTGAACTGTACCGCACAGAGACCATTCACTCTTTATTCCACGGAAGCGTATCGGCAGGAAGGTCTTCATGCTTGTCGTCTGCCCACCGAGTAGGCTGAGGACgaggaggcagaggggctggCCTGGCGGTCTCAGGAATGGCAGAGGTGGGACAGGTGGAGGAGGCGGAAGGGCAGGCACGAGAAGCGGGCACGCTCGGCGTAACTGTACGGAAATACATTGTAATTTCTGTCtgacttttttgctttttcattactCTGAAGATGTTTCTGTACGGTACCAATCCCTCTTCCACCATCTGCTCAGTCTCAGTGCCCGGATCACAGAAGGGTCCATGTTGTAAAAGAAGGCAAAGGCCGTCTTGAATAATCGAAACCCTTCTGCCAGGTTGTCTAATGTCAACTTGTTttctggctctgctgcttctaCATCTCCCTCATCTGGCACTGGTCCGGAAGCTCTCATCAGCACTGAGGCACCTTCGGTTAATTCCTCTGCTGGGCGGTCTACAAGCTGTTGAGGTGGGAACTCATCGGCGGCCTCTTGGTTGGCAGAAGCTGCTTCTCCTGCCATCTTGACATTTCTTAAGCCAaacctctttctaaaattatcaaaccatcctttgctgGCAATGAATTCTCCAGCTTTagttccttctccttccttttgctCCAAGTTGTCGTATAACGACTTTGCTTTTTCTCGAATCATATTAGAGTCTATAGGGATGCCTTTCTTATAGCAATCCTGCACCCacataaaagctgcattttcaatACGAGATAAAAAAGTATCTCGCAAAAAGTGCAAGGTCTTCGCGCCTGCTGGCGTAGCTGCCGCAACAGCTTCgcggatttccttttctttttttacaatggTCCTCACGCTGGATTCATTTATCTTGAAATGGCGGGCAAATGCAGCCGCAGACTTCAATCCACAGTACATATCGAGCAATTCAACTTTTTCTCGTAAGGTCatgacttttctctgcttctcgGAAGCACTTCCAGAATCACTACTGGCATTTCGTATGGGTCCCGTGGTGTTGTTATTCAAGGTATACAATATTGCACCAAACACGATGAAAAATACGCGAGAACCACGGGATCACTTTTTACTGCCTTTTGCAATTTACTAGTAACGAAGTGTTCACGTGGAGATGGTGAGCAACACACCGTATTAAGGACATACTCACAACACCTGAGCTCACAGCAATTGCAACAGGGGGTGGCTATGGAATTATTACAGTAGCACAGCATACTGTAATTTTATGCAGTTAGGATTTAATACCGCATCTTCAGGCTTGTTTTTCTCGACTATGAATGATGCCATGTATGGTCTGTAAGTCTCTgtgtgcattcttttttttttttttttaagattttatttacttatgtgacagacagccagcgagagagagagaacacagcaggggagtgggaggggaagaagcaggctcccagcggaggagccccatgtgggactcgatcccataacgccgggatcacgctctgagccgaaggcagacgcttaacgactgcgccacccaggcgccccctctgtgTGCATTCtgataaactttttaaaacaaacttgtATGTACTACGggtgtaaataaaataaactggtaTGTACCTGCATTTTAGGCATTTATGacatacctttttattttttcagtatttctagGCTATGCAGTTTGTCTGCCAGG encodes the following:
- the TMEM186 gene encoding transmembrane protein 186, encoding MATLLRAVPRLAGPAAWRRPVCGLWCRTGQDPGRWVGSRTPTLKEKPAGTETEKFQMVYRFDAIRAFGYLSQLKVAQTALTLLALPPGLYWYSHGLVTLGSLCFAGGIAGFALAMLCWMSHFFRRLVGILYVNEAGTVLRVAHLTFWGRRQDTDWPVAEVVPMMESRDRPQELFVRIQQYSGKQTFYLTLRYGRILDRERFTQVFGMLDTLK